The Streptomyces sp. CC0208 genome window below encodes:
- a CDS encoding cellulase family glycosylhydrolase codes for MRKTPVSTRRAPRLRASLVAVAIAAISGATLTGSPASAAAPTTDTTQFKGVNWADPRDNFADDELQLSGLSTSDTYAQTYTKATRVISAFRANLGANTVRLPINPYTVNGSYWKSYRGVIDAATAQGFKVIVSYWEGTGDRKDGFIDDEATYWPMWNTVVKAYKHNSRVYFEPMNEPHGYTDTQWADIAAKWLDTYKSVPRNRVFVSGAGYNDHVTTVCADPRLKGTYLSLHHYGFWKSYATYDQWVADLKVRIGDCANRTVADEFGAPMTTGLNYNVKTPDDNFVNYVQAVTDTFRELKMGSVYWPGLRTDDIYSMQKLVGPANRPWLETTNQTGADRLAWAWGRGKPVKG; via the coding sequence ATGCGCAAGACCCCCGTCAGCACCCGTCGCGCCCCGAGGCTGCGTGCCTCGCTCGTCGCCGTCGCGATCGCCGCGATCAGCGGCGCCACCCTCACCGGCAGCCCCGCCTCCGCCGCCGCGCCGACCACCGACACGACCCAGTTCAAGGGCGTCAACTGGGCCGACCCGCGCGACAACTTCGCCGACGACGAGCTCCAGCTGTCGGGCCTGTCGACCTCCGACACCTACGCCCAGACGTACACCAAGGCGACCCGCGTCATCTCGGCCTTCCGCGCCAACCTCGGCGCGAACACCGTCCGGCTGCCGATCAACCCGTACACCGTCAACGGCTCCTACTGGAAGTCGTACCGGGGCGTCATAGACGCGGCGACGGCGCAGGGCTTCAAGGTCATCGTGTCCTACTGGGAGGGCACGGGCGACCGCAAGGACGGCTTCATCGACGACGAGGCCACCTACTGGCCGATGTGGAACACCGTCGTCAAGGCCTACAAGCACAACTCCCGGGTCTACTTCGAGCCGATGAACGAGCCGCACGGCTACACCGACACCCAGTGGGCCGACATCGCCGCGAAGTGGCTGGACACCTACAAGTCGGTGCCGCGCAACCGCGTCTTCGTCAGCGGCGCCGGCTACAACGACCACGTCACCACGGTGTGCGCCGACCCGCGCCTGAAGGGCACCTACCTGTCGCTGCACCACTACGGCTTCTGGAAGTCGTACGCCACCTACGACCAGTGGGTCGCCGACCTGAAGGTGCGCATCGGCGACTGCGCGAACCGGACCGTGGCGGACGAGTTCGGCGCGCCGATGACGACCGGCCTGAACTACAACGTGAAGACCCCGGACGACAACTTCGTCAACTACGTCCAGGCCGTCACCGACACCTTCCGCGAGCTGAAGATGGGTTCGGTGTACTGGCCGGGCCTGCGCACCGACGACATCTACTCGATGCAGAAGCTCGTCGGTCCAGCCAACCGCCCGTGGCTGGAGACCACCAACCAGACCGGTGCCGACCGCCTCGCCTGGGCCTGGGGCCGCGGCAAGCCCGTCAAGGGCTGA
- a CDS encoding FCD domain-containing protein produces the protein MLLGGGPSSSLRPVRVTSAVDEVTDRLLTATAVGDFLPGERLPAERELTALLHVSRPTVREAVARLQALGVVEIRRGRNGGAFVRDSWTESSAAAVRRTLLPRWTEFEQLFDLRGLVEGMVAATAARRRRPEDLEPMREALAAHLSASTPREEQAADSAFHQAICAATHNPQIARLSRDLLTRISLGFPVEPWGKGERSHHERAGHGHTALYEAVAAGAPERAQEIAREHFMISAEMIREVLARVRGGEPS, from the coding sequence GTGCTGCTCGGCGGCGGTCCGTCGTCCTCGCTGCGTCCGGTCCGGGTGACCTCGGCGGTCGACGAGGTCACCGACCGGCTGCTCACCGCGACCGCCGTCGGGGACTTCCTGCCCGGCGAGCGGCTGCCCGCCGAACGCGAGCTCACCGCGCTGCTGCACGTCAGCCGCCCCACCGTGCGCGAGGCCGTGGCGCGCCTCCAGGCACTGGGCGTCGTCGAGATCCGCCGGGGCCGCAACGGCGGGGCGTTCGTCCGCGACAGCTGGACGGAGTCCTCCGCCGCCGCGGTCCGCCGCACACTGCTGCCCCGCTGGACGGAGTTCGAGCAGCTCTTCGACCTGCGCGGGCTGGTGGAGGGCATGGTGGCCGCGACCGCCGCCCGGCGCCGGCGGCCCGAGGACCTGGAGCCGATGCGGGAGGCCCTGGCCGCCCACCTCTCCGCGAGCACACCGCGCGAGGAGCAGGCCGCCGACAGCGCGTTCCACCAAGCGATCTGCGCGGCCACCCACAATCCGCAGATCGCCCGGCTCAGCCGGGACCTGCTGACCCGGATCAGCCTGGGCTTCCCCGTGGAGCCCTGGGGCAAGGGTGAGCGGTCCCATCACGAAAGGGCCGGTCACGGACACACGGCACTGTACGAGGCCGTCGCCGCCGGTGCGCCCGAGCGCGCGCAGGAGATCGCCCGGGAGCACTTCATGATCAGCGCCGAGATGATCCGCGAGGTGCTGGCCCGGGTGCGGGGCGGGGAGCCTTCCTGA
- a CDS encoding restriction endonuclease, whose product MARRRRGTAARRRRARRIRWSAGGGAVALVLLVVFWTRVWPYLLGFLLVGVAGAIGWRLWCTDRLLRGRDRRWRREDAVQAGRRTLAEVDVMTGTEFEELVAGLCRRDGCTEVRRVGGAGDNGADVLGRLPDGRTMVVQCKRYAPSRAIPNRELRDLLGARVHFRADVAVFVTTSRFTGPSERFAVEHDILAVHRDLLGLWNNGASLMSLSPVNGRGQGDARHRARWKQAYGD is encoded by the coding sequence GTGGCCAGGCGTCGACGGGGTACGGCCGCTCGCAGAAGGCGGGCGCGGAGGATCAGGTGGAGCGCGGGCGGCGGCGCGGTGGCGCTGGTCCTCCTGGTGGTGTTCTGGACGCGCGTGTGGCCGTATCTGTTGGGTTTCCTGCTGGTCGGTGTCGCGGGGGCGATCGGATGGCGGCTGTGGTGCACGGACCGGCTGCTGCGCGGCCGGGACCGTCGATGGCGCCGCGAGGACGCGGTGCAGGCGGGCCGGCGGACCCTCGCCGAGGTGGACGTCATGACGGGCACCGAGTTCGAGGAACTGGTCGCGGGACTGTGCCGCCGGGACGGCTGCACGGAGGTCCGCCGGGTGGGCGGCGCGGGCGACAACGGCGCCGATGTCCTCGGGCGGCTGCCGGACGGCCGGACGATGGTCGTCCAGTGCAAACGGTATGCACCGAGCAGGGCGATCCCCAACCGCGAGCTGCGCGATCTGCTGGGCGCGCGGGTGCACTTCCGCGCCGACGTGGCCGTGTTCGTCACGACCTCACGCTTCACCGGCCCCTCCGAGAGGTTCGCCGTGGAGCACGACATCCTCGCCGTGCACCGCGATCTCCTGGGCCTGTGGAACAACGGGGCCTCACTGATGTCACTGAGCCCCGTGAACGGCCGCGGCCAGGGTGACGCCCGGCACCGGGCTCGCTGGAAACAGGCTTACGGAGACTAG
- a CDS encoding ABC transporter permease, giving the protein MTLAPSPGSRRSPGPWRTAAGDLLRNRTALFAAAVLLLVVLATLCAPLYADHIAHTDPFQSHVSGTTVVDGKTVPVLTPSSSGLGLGVTPIGPTWDPAHYFLGADNQGRDVLARLLYGGRTSLFIGFTAALLTCVVGTAVGVVAGYAGGVVDAVISRVLDVIWAFPVYLLAICLSVVLLTNGLKLGPLSVDAGSLWLPVAIIAAIYVPYIARPLRGQVLVLRNKEYIQAAVGSGAPTVRILRREVLPNVVPTAIVFVPLMTALAMLTESALSFLSVGVQPPDASWGTIIEDGLGLLYTRPAVTIAPGLLIALTTAALNVLGDGVRDALDPSARLRGGM; this is encoded by the coding sequence GTGACCCTCGCCCCGTCGCCAGGGTCCCGGCGCTCGCCGGGCCCCTGGCGGACCGCCGCCGGCGACCTGCTGCGCAACAGGACGGCGCTCTTCGCCGCGGCGGTCCTGCTCCTGGTCGTCCTCGCAACCCTGTGCGCCCCGCTCTACGCGGACCACATCGCCCACACCGACCCCTTCCAGTCCCATGTCTCCGGCACCACCGTCGTGGACGGAAAGACCGTGCCGGTGCTCACCCCGAGCAGCAGCGGCCTCGGCCTCGGCGTCACACCGATCGGCCCGACCTGGGACCCCGCCCACTACTTCCTCGGCGCCGACAACCAGGGCCGGGACGTGCTGGCCCGCCTGCTGTACGGCGGCCGTACGAGCCTGTTCATCGGGTTCACGGCGGCGCTGCTCACCTGCGTCGTGGGCACGGCCGTGGGAGTCGTCGCCGGGTACGCGGGCGGGGTCGTGGACGCTGTCATCTCCCGTGTCCTGGACGTCATCTGGGCGTTCCCGGTGTACCTGCTGGCCATCTGCCTGTCGGTGGTCCTGCTCACCAACGGGCTCAAACTCGGCCCGCTGAGCGTGGACGCAGGCAGTCTCTGGCTGCCCGTCGCGATCATCGCGGCGATCTATGTGCCGTACATCGCACGGCCGTTGCGCGGCCAGGTGCTGGTGCTGCGCAACAAGGAGTACATCCAGGCGGCCGTCGGCTCCGGCGCGCCCACCGTACGCATCCTGCGCCGGGAGGTGCTGCCGAACGTGGTGCCCACGGCGATCGTGTTCGTGCCGCTGATGACCGCGCTGGCCATGCTCACCGAGTCGGCGCTGTCCTTCCTGTCCGTCGGCGTCCAGCCGCCCGACGCCAGCTGGGGCACGATCATCGAGGACGGCCTGGGGCTCCTCTACACCCGGCCCGCCGTGACGATCGCGCCCGGCCTGCTGATCGCGCTGACCACGGCCGCACTCAACGTCCTCGGCGACGGGGTGCGCGACGCGCTCGACCCGAGCGCCCGGCTGCGCGGAGGGATGTGA
- a CDS encoding proline iminopeptidase-family hydrolase — translation MAIPEPNHTGTVDFNGHSTWYRITGEPGRTPLVVLHGGPGAGHHYTLSIANISEQGRPVIHYDQLGTGHSTHLPDKGADFWTVQLFLDELDTLLEELGIADGYHILGQSWGGMLAAEHAVRRPPGLRGLVIANSPASMELWLQAAAELRAELPEEVRRTLHTHEAAGTTDHPDYRAAEQVFNERHVCRLTPNPPEVQATWDNIAADPTVYHTMNGPNEFHVVGTLKDWSVIDRLHLIEAPTLLVSGRFDEATPETVRPFADRIPDVRWHMFEHSSHMPHVEEEELYLRVVGEFLDSTD, via the coding sequence GTGGCGATCCCCGAACCGAACCACACCGGCACCGTCGACTTCAACGGCCATTCCACCTGGTACCGGATCACGGGCGAACCGGGCAGGACACCGCTGGTGGTCCTGCACGGCGGACCCGGCGCCGGCCACCACTACACGCTCAGCATCGCGAACATCTCCGAGCAGGGCCGCCCCGTCATCCACTACGACCAGCTCGGCACCGGCCACTCCACCCACCTGCCGGACAAGGGCGCCGACTTCTGGACGGTCCAGCTCTTCCTCGACGAACTCGACACTCTGCTCGAGGAGTTGGGCATCGCCGACGGCTACCACATCCTCGGCCAGTCCTGGGGCGGCATGCTCGCCGCCGAGCACGCGGTGCGCCGTCCGCCCGGACTGCGCGGGCTGGTCATCGCCAACTCCCCCGCGTCCATGGAGCTGTGGCTCCAGGCGGCGGCCGAACTGCGCGCCGAGCTCCCCGAGGAGGTCCGGCGCACCCTGCACACCCACGAGGCGGCCGGGACCACGGACCACCCCGACTACCGGGCGGCCGAACAGGTCTTCAACGAGCGCCATGTGTGCCGCCTGACGCCCAACCCGCCGGAAGTGCAAGCGACGTGGGACAACATCGCCGCCGATCCGACCGTGTACCACACGATGAACGGCCCGAACGAGTTCCATGTCGTCGGCACCCTCAAGGACTGGTCCGTCATCGACCGGCTGCACCTGATCGAGGCGCCGACCCTGCTGGTGTCCGGGCGCTTCGACGAGGCGACTCCCGAGACCGTCCGCCCCTTCGCCGACCGCATCCCCGACGTCCGCTGGCACATGTTCGAGCACTCGAGCCATATGCCGCACGTCGAGGAGGAGGAGCTCTACCTCCGCGTCGTCGGCGAGTTCCTCGACTCCACCGACTGA
- a CDS encoding ABC transporter substrate-binding protein — MSRNSRRGALAAATVALTLTAAACSSSDGSGSSSGPSASSSGSSAFQAQHKGGTLKLVAHAAAGSFDPQVNYTLQYWQLFQSMYDGLLAFKKVNGQESFTVVPDLAAAMPKVTNGGKTYTFTLRKGVTFSNGKALTTDDVVASFRRVFKVSSPTAGTFYNGIVGADACLKTPASCTLSKGVIGDAKTDTVTVNLTAADPEFAYKLAVPHAVVVPKDSPTKDAGTKPLPSTGPYMAASYDPNRALKLVRNPHFKEWSRDAEPQGYPDVIDYTFGQTVESEVTAVENGQADWMYDPPPADRLNEIGTKYASQAHVNPLTAFWYATLNVNMAPFNNKLARQAINWAVDRSAVVRLYGGTNLASPACTILPPGFPGHVDSCDYTKGGGTTWKAADLAKARALVKQSGTAGQEVGIVVQDDDVNKSIGQYLQSLLTQLGYKATLKPLSGNIQFTYIQNTKNKVQLALTSWYQDYPAASDFLNVLLSCASYHPGSDSSINISGFCDKGVDARMQAALKTSQTDKASADKQWGAVDQAVMAQSPVVPLINPKLIDFTSTRVGNYQFSKQFYMLVGQLWVK; from the coding sequence ATGTCCCGCAACAGCAGACGGGGGGCGCTCGCCGCCGCCACCGTCGCCCTCACGCTCACCGCGGCCGCCTGTTCGTCCTCCGACGGCTCCGGCTCCTCCTCAGGCCCGAGCGCTTCCTCCTCCGGCTCCTCCGCCTTCCAGGCCCAGCACAAGGGCGGCACCCTCAAGCTCGTCGCCCACGCGGCTGCGGGCAGTTTCGACCCGCAGGTCAACTACACGCTCCAGTACTGGCAGTTGTTCCAGTCGATGTACGACGGGCTGCTGGCGTTCAAGAAGGTCAACGGGCAGGAGTCCTTCACCGTCGTCCCCGACCTGGCCGCGGCCATGCCGAAGGTGACCAACGGCGGCAAGACCTACACCTTCACGCTCCGCAAGGGCGTCACCTTCTCCAACGGCAAGGCCCTGACCACCGACGACGTGGTGGCGTCCTTCCGGCGCGTCTTCAAGGTCTCCAGCCCCACCGCGGGCACCTTCTACAACGGCATCGTCGGCGCCGACGCCTGCCTCAAGACGCCCGCGTCCTGCACCCTGTCCAAGGGCGTGATCGGCGACGCGAAGACCGACACGGTCACCGTCAACCTGACCGCCGCGGACCCGGAGTTCGCGTACAAGCTCGCCGTCCCGCACGCCGTCGTCGTACCGAAGGACTCGCCGACGAAGGACGCCGGCACCAAGCCGCTGCCGTCCACCGGCCCCTACATGGCGGCGTCCTACGACCCCAACCGGGCGCTCAAGCTGGTCCGCAACCCGCACTTCAAGGAGTGGTCGCGAGACGCGGAGCCGCAGGGCTACCCGGACGTCATCGACTACACCTTCGGCCAGACCGTCGAGTCCGAGGTGACCGCCGTCGAGAACGGCCAGGCGGACTGGATGTACGACCCGCCGCCCGCCGACCGCCTCAACGAGATCGGCACCAAGTACGCCTCGCAGGCGCATGTGAACCCGCTGACCGCGTTCTGGTACGCGACGCTGAACGTCAACATGGCGCCGTTCAACAACAAGCTGGCACGCCAGGCGATCAACTGGGCCGTCGACCGGTCCGCCGTGGTGCGCCTGTACGGCGGCACGAACCTCGCCTCTCCCGCGTGCACGATTCTCCCGCCGGGCTTCCCCGGACACGTCGACTCCTGTGACTACACCAAGGGCGGCGGTACGACGTGGAAGGCCGCGGATCTCGCCAAGGCGAGGGCGTTGGTGAAGCAGTCCGGTACGGCGGGGCAGGAGGTCGGCATCGTCGTCCAGGACGACGACGTCAACAAGTCGATCGGGCAGTACCTGCAGAGCCTGCTCACCCAGCTCGGCTACAAGGCGACGCTCAAGCCGCTGTCGGGGAACATCCAGTTCACGTACATCCAGAACACCAAGAACAAGGTGCAACTGGCCCTGACGTCCTGGTACCAGGACTACCCGGCGGCCTCGGACTTCCTCAACGTGCTGCTGTCCTGCGCCAGTTACCACCCCGGCAGCGACTCCAGCATCAACATCTCCGGGTTCTGCGACAAGGGCGTCGACGCGAGGATGCAGGCGGCGCTGAAGACCTCGCAGACCGACAAGGCGAGCGCCGACAAGCAGTGGGGTGCCGTGGACCAGGCGGTCATGGCCCAGTCGCCGGTGGTACCGCTGATCAACCCGAAGTTGATCGACTTCACGTCGACGCGGGTCGGCAATTACCAGTTCAGCAAGCAGTTCTACATGCTGGTCGGACAGTTGTGGGTGAAGTGA
- a CDS encoding carboxymuconolactone decarboxylase family protein yields MEARLDVFTSPLAGKLLKHFAMAGKVVTDSGLPMTTQELVKIRASQINGCGFCLDMHTKEAAAAGETAQRLHMVAAWREAKVFTEAERAALELAEQGTRLADGTGVPDEVWENAAKHYDEEQLLALVSLIAVINAFNRLNVMTQQPAGDYVVGQFG; encoded by the coding sequence ATGGAAGCCCGACTCGACGTCTTCACCAGCCCGCTGGCCGGCAAGCTGCTCAAGCACTTCGCCATGGCGGGCAAGGTGGTCACGGACTCGGGACTGCCGATGACCACCCAGGAACTCGTGAAGATCCGCGCGAGCCAGATCAACGGCTGCGGGTTCTGCCTCGACATGCACACCAAGGAGGCCGCCGCCGCGGGCGAGACCGCGCAGCGCCTCCACATGGTCGCGGCCTGGCGTGAGGCCAAGGTCTTCACCGAGGCCGAGCGGGCCGCGCTGGAACTGGCGGAGCAGGGCACCCGCCTCGCCGACGGGACGGGCGTCCCGGACGAGGTCTGGGAGAACGCGGCCAAGCACTACGACGAGGAGCAGCTCCTCGCGCTGGTCTCCCTGATCGCCGTCATCAACGCCTTCAACCGGCTGAACGTCATGACCCAGCAGCCGGCCGGCGACTACGTGGTCGGTCAGTTCGGCTGA
- a CDS encoding oligopeptide/dipeptide ABC transporter ATP-binding protein — protein MTAQKIVTVDDGAPPGEEILLRATDVTKHYPVRGRRQVLRAVDGVSLEVRGGETLGVVGESGCGKSTLGRCLVRLTDLTGGRVEFDGRDISTLSTRRLRPVRPGMQLVFQDPHASLNPRRRAGDIVAEPLLVHRYGDAAAVRRRVGELFDVVGLAAAHLERYPHEFSGGQRQRIGIARALATNPKLIVADEPVSALDVSIQAQVLNLFADLQEDFGLTYVFIAHDLGVVRHVSDRIAVMYLGEIVELAETEALFSAPAHPYTQALLSAVPDIDDGSPAEQAPPRERVVLTGEVPSPADKPTGCPFRTRCPYAQERCAAERPRLAATASGRQVACHFPLAG, from the coding sequence GTGACGGCGCAGAAGATCGTGACGGTGGACGATGGGGCGCCTCCCGGCGAGGAGATCCTGCTGCGTGCCACGGACGTCACCAAGCACTACCCCGTACGCGGCAGGCGTCAGGTGCTGCGCGCGGTCGACGGGGTCTCCCTGGAGGTGCGCGGCGGCGAAACCCTCGGTGTCGTCGGGGAGTCCGGCTGCGGAAAGTCCACGCTGGGCCGGTGTCTGGTCCGGCTCACCGACCTCACGGGCGGGCGCGTCGAGTTCGACGGGCGGGACATCTCGACGCTGTCCACGCGCCGACTGCGGCCGGTGCGGCCGGGCATGCAACTGGTCTTCCAGGACCCGCATGCCTCGCTCAACCCCCGGCGCCGCGCAGGGGACATCGTGGCCGAACCGCTGCTGGTGCACCGGTACGGCGACGCGGCCGCGGTCCGCCGCCGGGTCGGCGAGCTCTTCGACGTCGTAGGACTGGCGGCGGCCCATCTGGAACGGTATCCGCACGAGTTCTCCGGCGGGCAGCGCCAACGCATCGGTATCGCGCGGGCGTTGGCGACGAACCCGAAGCTGATCGTGGCCGACGAGCCGGTGTCCGCGCTGGACGTGTCGATCCAGGCGCAGGTGCTCAACCTGTTCGCCGACCTCCAGGAGGACTTCGGCCTCACCTATGTCTTCATCGCGCACGATCTCGGTGTGGTCCGTCATGTGTCGGACCGGATCGCCGTCATGTATCTCGGTGAGATCGTCGAACTCGCCGAAACGGAGGCGTTGTTCTCGGCCCCCGCCCATCCGTACACCCAGGCGCTGCTGTCGGCGGTGCCGGACATCGACGACGGATCGCCGGCGGAGCAAGCCCCGCCCCGGGAACGCGTCGTCCTGACCGGCGAGGTGCCCAGTCCGGCGGACAAGCCCACCGGCTGCCCGTTCCGCACCCGGTGTCCCTACGCCCAGGAGCGGTGCGCGGCGGAGCGTCCGCGCCTCGCGGCCACGGCTTCGGGCCGCCAGGTGGCCTGCCACTTCCCGTTGGCCGGCTGA
- a CDS encoding oligopeptide/dipeptide ABC transporter ATP-binding protein: MPEPLLDVRDLRVRFRTRQGPVTAVDGLSFRVGPGEVLGVVGESGSGKSVSMLAVLRLLTSPNVTVSGEVRFRGRDLLTLSDKEMRAVRGREIAMVFQDPMTALTPVYTVGWQIAEQIRAHEQVSRKEARARAVRLLSDVGIPDAASRVNAYPHEFSGGMRQRAVIAMALSCNPSLLIADEPTTALDVTVQAQILDLMRDLNAQGSAMVLITHDMGVVSQIADRVLVMYGGRAAEQGPRRAVFHGPRHPYTWGLLDSVPRVGGARLWRLPTIAGTPVSPGAVPEGCAFAPRCRLRHERCEERPALTAGGGNAAHLDACWLPPDDRAGLRLTSDEDVNTEAVS; this comes from the coding sequence ATGCCTGAACCCCTGCTGGACGTACGCGACCTGAGAGTGCGGTTCCGCACCCGACAGGGCCCTGTCACCGCCGTCGACGGTCTCTCCTTCCGCGTCGGTCCCGGCGAAGTCCTGGGCGTGGTGGGCGAGTCGGGATCCGGCAAGAGTGTGTCGATGCTGGCCGTGCTGCGGCTGCTGACCAGTCCGAACGTGACCGTGTCGGGCGAGGTCCGCTTCCGCGGCCGGGACCTGCTCACCCTGTCCGACAAGGAGATGCGTGCGGTGCGGGGCCGGGAGATCGCGATGGTCTTCCAGGACCCGATGACCGCGCTGACCCCGGTGTACACCGTGGGCTGGCAGATCGCCGAGCAGATCCGGGCGCACGAACAGGTCTCCCGCAAGGAGGCACGGGCCCGTGCGGTCCGGTTGCTCTCCGACGTCGGCATCCCGGACGCGGCCTCGCGGGTGAACGCCTATCCGCACGAGTTCTCCGGCGGCATGCGCCAGCGCGCGGTCATCGCGATGGCGCTCTCCTGCAACCCCTCGCTGCTGATCGCCGACGAGCCGACGACGGCGCTGGACGTTACGGTCCAGGCGCAGATCCTCGATCTGATGCGGGACCTCAACGCCCAGGGCTCCGCGATGGTCCTCATCACCCACGACATGGGCGTGGTCTCCCAGATCGCCGACCGGGTCCTCGTCATGTACGGCGGCCGCGCGGCCGAACAGGGCCCGCGGCGGGCGGTGTTCCACGGTCCGCGGCATCCGTACACCTGGGGCCTGCTCGATTCGGTGCCCCGGGTGGGCGGGGCCCGGCTGTGGCGGTTGCCGACCATCGCGGGTACGCCGGTGTCGCCGGGCGCGGTTCCGGAGGGCTGCGCGTTCGCGCCGCGCTGCCGGCTCCGGCACGAGCGGTGCGAGGAACGTCCGGCGCTCACCGCGGGCGGTGGGAACGCCGCGCATCTGGACGCGTGTTGGCTGCCGCCGGACGACCGTGCGGGACTGCGGCTGACGTCCGACGAAGACGTGAACACGGAGGCGGTGTCGTGA
- a CDS encoding ABC transporter permease, with product MLVFALKRFGSALLVMFAISVLVFLIFFATPGVDPAARIAGRNADPATLAQVRHSFGLDRPMPIRYLLMMRHLLIDRDLESFVNRGSRVIPQILQATPVTLSLVIGAALIWMTAGILMGTAAATLRGKAADPLIMLVGVVGVSLPAYWLGEVVNLLTQKQLHDSLFSWVPPPGYVGLGQDPGQWALHMLFPWLTLALLYAGIYARLLRGEVVTALGEDYVRTARAKGLSERRILVRHALRCSLIPIVSLFGLDFGALVGGAALLTEVVFGLPGIGKLTFDALQNLDLPVIMGTVLYAAFFVVLANALVDILYARLDPRARHA from the coding sequence GTGCTCGTCTTCGCCCTGAAGCGTTTCGGCTCGGCCCTGCTGGTGATGTTCGCCATCAGTGTGCTGGTGTTCCTGATCTTCTTCGCCACCCCGGGGGTCGACCCGGCGGCCCGGATCGCGGGCCGCAACGCCGACCCCGCCACGCTCGCCCAGGTACGGCACTCCTTCGGGCTCGACCGGCCGATGCCGATCCGCTATCTGCTGATGATGCGCCATCTGTTGATCGACCGGGACCTGGAGTCGTTCGTCAACCGCGGCTCCCGGGTCATCCCGCAGATCCTCCAGGCCACCCCCGTGACGCTGTCCCTGGTCATCGGCGCGGCCCTGATCTGGATGACGGCCGGCATCCTCATGGGCACGGCCGCGGCGACCCTGCGCGGCAAGGCCGCCGACCCACTGATCATGCTGGTCGGCGTGGTCGGCGTCTCGCTCCCGGCCTACTGGCTCGGCGAGGTCGTCAACCTCCTCACCCAGAAGCAGCTGCACGACTCGCTCTTCTCCTGGGTGCCCCCGCCCGGCTACGTGGGCCTCGGCCAGGACCCCGGCCAGTGGGCGCTGCACATGCTCTTCCCGTGGCTCACCCTGGCCCTGCTGTACGCCGGGATCTACGCCCGGCTGCTGCGCGGCGAGGTCGTCACCGCGCTGGGCGAGGACTACGTCCGTACGGCCCGCGCCAAGGGCCTGTCGGAGCGGCGGATCCTCGTCCGGCACGCCCTGCGCTGCTCACTGATCCCGATCGTGTCGCTGTTCGGCCTGGACTTCGGCGCGCTCGTGGGCGGGGCCGCACTGCTCACCGAGGTGGTCTTCGGTCTGCCCGGCATCGGCAAGCTCACCTTCGACGCCCTGCAGAACCTGGACCTGCCCGTGATCATGGGCACGGTTCTGTACGCGGCGTTCTTCGTGGTCCTCGCCAACGCCCTGGTGGACATCCTGTACGCGCGACTCGATCCGAGGGCCCGCCATGCCTGA